In bacterium, the following are encoded in one genomic region:
- a CDS encoding type II toxin-antitoxin system HicA family toxin, with amino-acid sequence MPRIVPAHWKILEKVFLLAGFRFVRQEGSHRSYVKEGVIRPVVIPTYDEVPVSIIRNNLKTAGISRDEYFALLGQG; translated from the coding sequence ATGCCGCGGATCGTCCCCGCGCACTGGAAGATCCTCGAGAAAGTCTTTCTGCTTGCAGGCTTTCGGTTCGTCCGCCAGGAGGGCAGCCACCGTTCGTACGTCAAGGAGGGTGTAATCCGCCCCGTGGTCATCCCCACCTACGATGAAGTGCCCGTCTCCATCATCCGCAACAACTTGAAGACCGCCGGCATCAGCCGGGACGAATACTTCGCTCTTCTCGGGCAGGGGTGA